The Paenibacillus spongiae nucleotide sequence TCGGCGTGCTCGTGTACCGTGAAATTAAATTGAAGCAGCTGATGAACATTCTGACGCAATCCGTCATTACGACATCGGCGATCATGTTCATTCTGGCGAGTGCCGGATTGTTCGGGTGGATCTTGACGCGTGAAGGCATTCCGCAGGATGTGGCCCAATTCTTCATCGGGATTTCCGATAGTCCGATCGTGTTCCTGCTGCTTGTCAATCTGTTTCTGCTTGCGGTCGGCATGTTCATGGAGACGAATGCTTCGATTATCATTTTGGCTCCGCTGCTGGCGCCGGTTGCGGTACAGCTTGGCATCGATCCGGTTCACTTCGGGATCATTATGATCGTGAACCTGGCGATCGGCATGTGTACGCCGCCGCTAGGGATCAATTTGTTCATATCCGCGCAGATTGCCAAAATCAATCTGGGGCAGATTACAAAAGGGATGCTGCCGTTCTATGTCGTGTTGATCATCACCTTGATGATGATTACCTTCATCCCGCAAATCAGTATGCTCATCCCTAATCTGCTTAAGTAACAGCCGGGTTGATGAGTACGTACAACAAGCAGCAAACGAAGCTCTCGATTGCTTCGTACAGGTTTTCTTAAGAATGGCTGCGATGCGGCCATTCGGCTTGTCACGGCCCGGATGCGCTTATGTCGGATAGGGACGCCTGTCCGGGGGTGACAAGGCTAGTTCAGGACAGACCGGAGGGAATATCGCATTATGCCGCATATAGAGCGTGTAAGAAAAGAACTGCAGCATACAGGCAAGTATATGATGGAATATGAGCTTGCATGGGGAAATGCGGGCAATATCAGCGCCCGGACCGAAAACGATCGATATTTGATTACCGCCAGCGGGACATTCCTCGGTGAGCTGGACAGCCCGGATCTGATCGAATGCGATCTGGCGGGCCGCTCGTACGGTACGGAAGGCCGGAGGCCTTCGAAGGAAACGCCGATGCACCGGGCCGTGTATGAGAACCGCCCAGAGATTGGCGCCGTTCTGCATGCCTCACCTTTCTACAGCACGCTCGTCGCCAGCTCCAAAATCGAAATTCCTTCGAACTGGTTCGTCGAGACGATGTATTATCTGGAGAGGGTGGAGCGCGTACCTTATTATCACCCGGGGTCCGATGCGCTGGGGGAAGGCGTTCGCGAGAAAGTGAAGCTGGCCAATGTGCTGCTGCTTGAAAATCATGGCGTTCTTGTGTATGATACGACAATCCGCGAAGCGCGAATGGCGTTGCAGACGCTTGAGATGGCTTGCCGGATGCTGGTCGTCTCGCAATCCGCCGGGATTCCGATATCCGGATTGTCTGCAGCGACGGAGCGGGACTTCCTAGATAAAGCCGGCTATAAGCCGAGAAGAGTGTGGACGGTTTAGCGACAGCTCTCGCAAAGGGTATACGGAAGCCAAGCGCAGCCTGGCATGCAAGGAGGACATATGGAACAGCAAGCGATTGTGGCTATTGCCGTCTTCTTAATTACCTATGCGATGATTATTACGGAGAAAATTCATCGTACGATCGTCGCGATGCTGGGCGGATTGTTGGTTGTGCTGCTGGGCATCGTGGACGTTGAATCAGCCATCTCTCATCATATCGATTTCAATACGCTGGGGCTATTGATCGGCATGATGATCATCGTGAGCATAACGGCCAAAACCGGACTGTTCACCTATATTGCGGTCGCAGCAGCCAAGAAGGCCAAAGGCGAGCCCGTGAAGATTCTGGTCGCACTCGCCATTATTACAGCCATAGGCTCGGCATTTCTGGACAATGTCACGACCGTTCTGTTGATCGTACCGGTCACATTCAGCATTACCAGACAGCTGAAGGTGCCGCCGTTTCCGTTCCTGTTTACCCAGATTCTGGCCTCCAATATAGGCGGGACGGCTACCCTGATCGGAGATCCGCCGAATATTATGATTGGCAGCGCCGTGCCGGAGCTGACCTTCATGGCATTCATTGAGAACTTGACGCCAATCGTCGTGCTCATCATGCTGGTTCATCTCCCTATATTCGTTCTGCTATTTCGCAAGCGTCTCCGGACGACGGAGGAATATAAGCAGGGGATCATGAAGATGGACGTAAGCGAATTGATTACCGACCGGCCGCTGCTGGTTCGCTGCCTGGTCGTTCTGGCTTTGACGATCGCAGGCTTCTTCCTGCACCAGACCTTCCATGTGGAATCGTCCGTCGTGGCGCTGACAGGGGCATTCGTCCTGCTGCTCCTCGCCGGAGAGCACGCCATGGAGGAAGCCTTCACCCGCGTGGAGTGGACAACCATCTTCTTCTTTATCGGGCTGTTTACGCTGGTTGGCAGTTTGGTGGATACCGGGGTTATCGGCGACCTGGCGGTGAAAGCCATGGAGCTGACGGGAGGCGATCTGGTTGCGACCTCAATGCTTATCTTATGGATGAGCGCGATCGCATCCGCCTTTATGGACAATATCCCCTTCGTGGCAACCATGATTCCGTTGATTCAGGAAATGGGCAATATGGGCATGCAGAATCTGGAGCCGCTATGGTGGAGCTTGGCGCTTGGGGCTTGCCTGGGCGGCAACGGAACGCTTATCGGAGCCAGTGCCAACCTCATTACGGCGGGATTATCCGCCAAAGAAGGCCATCCCATCACGTTCGTTCAATTTCTGAAATACGGATTTCCCTTCATGCTGCTTTCCGTCGGGATGTCTGCCGTGTATATTTATTTGAGATATTTGCTCTGACAGCCTCTCGTTCCTTATTCAAGGAGCGCCCGATTGCCTGGGTGATATATTTCATAGTTTTATGAAAGACACCGTGAGGTGTCTTTTTTGCATTGACCGAACAGCAGCAGCAGGAAAGGGATATACCGTCATGGCTGGCCGATAGTTTCGAAAGTCGAAATTTTCTAAAAAATTTATTCAGGATATGTCGAATTTGCAGTATACTGTTCGTCGACTTCATAGAGGCAAGCCAAAATCCAACCAATAAAGGAGAATAAAAAATGAAATACCTATGTTTGGGTTACTTCGATCAAGAGAAAATGGATTCCCGCCCTAAGGCGGAGATCGATGCTGTCATGCGCGAATGTCAGTCCCACC carries:
- a CDS encoding class II aldolase/adducin family protein — its product is MPHIERVRKELQHTGKYMMEYELAWGNAGNISARTENDRYLITASGTFLGELDSPDLIECDLAGRSYGTEGRRPSKETPMHRAVYENRPEIGAVLHASPFYSTLVASSKIEIPSNWFVETMYYLERVERVPYYHPGSDALGEGVREKVKLANVLLLENHGVLVYDTTIREARMALQTLEMACRMLVVSQSAGIPISGLSAATERDFLDKAGYKPRRVWTV
- a CDS encoding ArsB/NhaD family transporter, which produces MEQQAIVAIAVFLITYAMIITEKIHRTIVAMLGGLLVVLLGIVDVESAISHHIDFNTLGLLIGMMIIVSITAKTGLFTYIAVAAAKKAKGEPVKILVALAIITAIGSAFLDNVTTVLLIVPVTFSITRQLKVPPFPFLFTQILASNIGGTATLIGDPPNIMIGSAVPELTFMAFIENLTPIVVLIMLVHLPIFVLLFRKRLRTTEEYKQGIMKMDVSELITDRPLLVRCLVVLALTIAGFFLHQTFHVESSVVALTGAFVLLLLAGEHAMEEAFTRVEWTTIFFFIGLFTLVGSLVDTGVIGDLAVKAMELTGGDLVATSMLILWMSAIASAFMDNIPFVATMIPLIQEMGNMGMQNLEPLWWSLALGACLGGNGTLIGASANLITAGLSAKEGHPITFVQFLKYGFPFMLLSVGMSAVYIYLRYLL